In Thunnus thynnus chromosome 11, fThuThy2.1, whole genome shotgun sequence, the following proteins share a genomic window:
- the arsh gene encoding arylsulfatase D isoform X2, whose protein sequence is MRSHLLVPLLLSLLLAAGRDVTGEGVDRKPNFVLMMVDDLGIGDVGCYGNDTIRTPNIDRLASEGVKLTQHIAAAPLCTPSRAAFVTGRYAVRSGMGSIGRAQVLLFLGGSGGLPSSETTFAKRLQQQGYTTGLVGKWHLGVNCERRGDHCHHPNQHGFSYFYGLPFTLFNDCVPGEGSDILTDLQYMLRNLTMLLGVGLFTLVCVRVCGLFDVSLWLLVALSFVSILGTAVWYMPFKLLPTWNCIIMRNQEVIEQPMTVETLPQRLLGEAQNFIKRNADRPFLLFFSLAHIHTPLFKTPAFAGKSRHGRYGDNIEEVDWMIGKMVETVDSLGLSNNTLMYFTSDHGGHLEDSNTLIGQKGGWNSIYKGGKAMGGWEGGIRVPGIFRWPGRLAAGRVVDEPTSLMDLYPTVKYLAQDTHPDRPLDGYNLMPLLEGKVERSEHEFMFHYCGIYLNAVRWHPPGSDSIFKIHFFTPNFSPPGAGGCYDTKVCQCHGHHVTHHNPPLLYDLFHDPSESRPLTPDTEPRFAEILEETAKAVKRHQSTLTDSDSHANTPAQGTPSQLTWEKILWRPWLQPCCGTFPFCGCKEDSTHI, encoded by the exons ATGAG ATCCCACCTGTTGGtgcctcttcttctctccctgcTCCTGGCAGCAGGGCGTGATGTCACAGGGGAGGGGGTGGACAGGAAGCCCAACTTTGTTCTGATGATGGTGGACGACCTGGGTATCGGTGATGTAGGATGCTATGGTAATGATACCATCAG GACTCCTAACATAGACAGACTGGCCTCTGAAGGAGTGAAGCTGACTCAACACATTGCAGCTGCTCCTCTCTGCACCCCGAGCCGGGCAGCTTTCGTGACAGGGCGCTATGCTGTCCGCTCAG GGATGGGTAGCATAGGCCGTGCGCAGGTGCTTCTGTTCCTTGGAGGTTCGGGGGGGCTGCCATCCAGTGAGACCACCTTTGCTAAGAGGCTGCAGCAACAAGGATACACCACCGGCTTAGTTG GTAAGTGGCACTTGGGTGTGAACTGTGAACGCAGAGGGGACCACTGTCACCACCCGAACCAGCATGGCTTCAGCTACTTCTACGGCCTGCCGTTCACCCTGTTCAATGACTGCGTACCTGGAGAGGGGAGTGACATCCTGACAGACCTTCAGTACATGCTCCGAAATCTGACCATGTTGCTTGGAGTTGGACTTTTCACGTTG gtgtgtgtccgtgtgtgtggcCTTTTTGATGTCAGCTTGTGGCTCTTGGTAGCCCTTTCCTTTGTCAGTATCCTTGGAACAGCTGTGTGGTACATGCCCTTTAAACTCCTGCCGACTTGGAACTGCATCATCATGAGGAACCAAGAAGTGATCGAACAGCCGATGACAGTGGAGACACTGCCCCAGAGATTGCTGGGAGAAGCACAAAATTTTATCAAGAG gaaTGCTGATCGTCcattccttctcttcttctcattGGCTCATATCCACACGCCACTTTTCAAGACTCCTGCCTTTGCTGGCAAAAGTCGCCATGGTCGCTATGGTGACAACATAGAAGAAGTGGACTGGATGATTG GTAAAATGGTAGAGACTGTGGATTCCCTTGGCCTATCCAACAACACTCTGATGTACTTCACATCAGACCACGGTGGACACCTAGAGGATTCTAATACACTGATCGGCCAGAAAGGAGGCTGGAACAGCATCTATAAAG GTGGGAAGGCAATGGGGGGCTGGGAAGGAGGGATCAGGGTTCCTGGTATTTTCCGTTGGCCTGGCAGACTGGCAGCTGGAAGAGTGGTGGATGAACCCACCAGCCTCATGGACCTGTACCCTACGGTGAAATATTTGGCCCAGGACACCCACCCAGACAG GCCTTTAGATGGTTATAACCTCATGCCACTACTGGAGGGGAAAGTAGAACGATCAGAGCATGAGTTCATGTTCCACTACTGTGGCATCTACCTGAATGCAGTACGCTGGCACCCACCTGGCA gTGACTCTATCTTCAAGATACACTTTTTCACCCCCAACTTTTCTCCCCCGGGAGCCGGCGGATGCTATGACACCAAGGTCTGCCAGTGTCATGGACATCATGTGACGCACCACAACCCACCGCTGCTTTATGACCTGTTCCACGACCCCTCAGAGTCACGCCCACTGACCCCTGATACTGAGCCAAGATTTGCCGAAATTCTTGAGGAGACCGCCAAAGCTGTGAAGAGGCATCAAAGTACCCTCACAGATTCTGATTCGCACGCCAACACACCTGCACAAGGCACTCCAAGCCAGTTGACTTGGGAGAAGATTCTGTGGAGACCCTGGCTTCAGCCCTGCTGTGGGACCTTTCCATTCTGTGGCTGCAAAGAAGACTCAACACATATTTAA
- the arsh gene encoding arylsulfatase D isoform X1: protein MFRSHLLVPLLLSLLLAAGRDVTGEGVDRKPNFVLMMVDDLGIGDVGCYGNDTIRTPNIDRLASEGVKLTQHIAAAPLCTPSRAAFVTGRYAVRSGMGSIGRAQVLLFLGGSGGLPSSETTFAKRLQQQGYTTGLVGKWHLGVNCERRGDHCHHPNQHGFSYFYGLPFTLFNDCVPGEGSDILTDLQYMLRNLTMLLGVGLFTLVCVRVCGLFDVSLWLLVALSFVSILGTAVWYMPFKLLPTWNCIIMRNQEVIEQPMTVETLPQRLLGEAQNFIKRNADRPFLLFFSLAHIHTPLFKTPAFAGKSRHGRYGDNIEEVDWMIGKMVETVDSLGLSNNTLMYFTSDHGGHLEDSNTLIGQKGGWNSIYKGGKAMGGWEGGIRVPGIFRWPGRLAAGRVVDEPTSLMDLYPTVKYLAQDTHPDRPLDGYNLMPLLEGKVERSEHEFMFHYCGIYLNAVRWHPPGSDSIFKIHFFTPNFSPPGAGGCYDTKVCQCHGHHVTHHNPPLLYDLFHDPSESRPLTPDTEPRFAEILEETAKAVKRHQSTLTDSDSHANTPAQGTPSQLTWEKILWRPWLQPCCGTFPFCGCKEDSTHI from the exons ATGTTTAGATCCCACCTGTTGGtgcctcttcttctctccctgcTCCTGGCAGCAGGGCGTGATGTCACAGGGGAGGGGGTGGACAGGAAGCCCAACTTTGTTCTGATGATGGTGGACGACCTGGGTATCGGTGATGTAGGATGCTATGGTAATGATACCATCAG GACTCCTAACATAGACAGACTGGCCTCTGAAGGAGTGAAGCTGACTCAACACATTGCAGCTGCTCCTCTCTGCACCCCGAGCCGGGCAGCTTTCGTGACAGGGCGCTATGCTGTCCGCTCAG GGATGGGTAGCATAGGCCGTGCGCAGGTGCTTCTGTTCCTTGGAGGTTCGGGGGGGCTGCCATCCAGTGAGACCACCTTTGCTAAGAGGCTGCAGCAACAAGGATACACCACCGGCTTAGTTG GTAAGTGGCACTTGGGTGTGAACTGTGAACGCAGAGGGGACCACTGTCACCACCCGAACCAGCATGGCTTCAGCTACTTCTACGGCCTGCCGTTCACCCTGTTCAATGACTGCGTACCTGGAGAGGGGAGTGACATCCTGACAGACCTTCAGTACATGCTCCGAAATCTGACCATGTTGCTTGGAGTTGGACTTTTCACGTTG gtgtgtgtccgtgtgtgtggcCTTTTTGATGTCAGCTTGTGGCTCTTGGTAGCCCTTTCCTTTGTCAGTATCCTTGGAACAGCTGTGTGGTACATGCCCTTTAAACTCCTGCCGACTTGGAACTGCATCATCATGAGGAACCAAGAAGTGATCGAACAGCCGATGACAGTGGAGACACTGCCCCAGAGATTGCTGGGAGAAGCACAAAATTTTATCAAGAG gaaTGCTGATCGTCcattccttctcttcttctcattGGCTCATATCCACACGCCACTTTTCAAGACTCCTGCCTTTGCTGGCAAAAGTCGCCATGGTCGCTATGGTGACAACATAGAAGAAGTGGACTGGATGATTG GTAAAATGGTAGAGACTGTGGATTCCCTTGGCCTATCCAACAACACTCTGATGTACTTCACATCAGACCACGGTGGACACCTAGAGGATTCTAATACACTGATCGGCCAGAAAGGAGGCTGGAACAGCATCTATAAAG GTGGGAAGGCAATGGGGGGCTGGGAAGGAGGGATCAGGGTTCCTGGTATTTTCCGTTGGCCTGGCAGACTGGCAGCTGGAAGAGTGGTGGATGAACCCACCAGCCTCATGGACCTGTACCCTACGGTGAAATATTTGGCCCAGGACACCCACCCAGACAG GCCTTTAGATGGTTATAACCTCATGCCACTACTGGAGGGGAAAGTAGAACGATCAGAGCATGAGTTCATGTTCCACTACTGTGGCATCTACCTGAATGCAGTACGCTGGCACCCACCTGGCA gTGACTCTATCTTCAAGATACACTTTTTCACCCCCAACTTTTCTCCCCCGGGAGCCGGCGGATGCTATGACACCAAGGTCTGCCAGTGTCATGGACATCATGTGACGCACCACAACCCACCGCTGCTTTATGACCTGTTCCACGACCCCTCAGAGTCACGCCCACTGACCCCTGATACTGAGCCAAGATTTGCCGAAATTCTTGAGGAGACCGCCAAAGCTGTGAAGAGGCATCAAAGTACCCTCACAGATTCTGATTCGCACGCCAACACACCTGCACAAGGCACTCCAAGCCAGTTGACTTGGGAGAAGATTCTGTGGAGACCCTGGCTTCAGCCCTGCTGTGGGACCTTTCCATTCTGTGGCTGCAAAGAAGACTCAACACATATTTAA
- the si:ch211-39i22.1 gene encoding CD99 antigen-like protein 2 codes for MMSYLWILLLGSLLAGSAKAQDEVTTAEDLVVPETPGPDVDAVPKPEADEGSDHTAEEIPPTAAEPEHAADPEPEAHEPVTPADGGAEAVTPAGAGADTEQETPASADAEAVTPEDGGAEAHTPADGNAEPGTPAADAEAEAAPTAQGPAADPEVKDPEAEEPASDVEEQPTSGTEAPPAQEEDGPEGEAKPTADPAVPDNAEEPTDPAADVKPTVPVDEEEVVADVGKEGGLAPTVKVDIPKPKMDSELNLEDALPEGNEVDNPSNPGKGRSFGSNAHAAEATGDADKPQAQEASSGSLAGILCAIVVAVVGAAGGYFTYQKKKLCFKDRQEADPEAARKADAGEAQSDPQVLSNLLNSS; via the exons ATGATGTCATACCTGTGGATTCTGCTATTAGGAAGCCTGTTGGCTGGAAGCGCCAAGGCACAAG ATGAAGTAACCACAGCAGAGGACTTAGTAGTTCCTGAGACTCCAGGCCCTGACGTAGACGCAGTGCCAAAACCGGAGGCTGATGAGGGATCTGACCACACAGCTGAG GAAATACCGCCAACTGCGGCTGAGCCCGAGCACGCTGCTGACCCTGAACCTGAAGCCCATGAACCAGTGACTCCTGCAGATGGAGGCGCAGAAGCAGTGACTCCTGCAGGTGCAGGTGCAGACACAGAACAAGAGACTCCTGCAAGTGCAGACGCAGAAGCTGTGACCCCTGAAGATGGAGGAGCAGAAGCACATACTCCTGCAGATGGAAATGCAGAACCAGGGACTCCTGCAGCAGACGCAGAGGCGGAGGCTGCTCCAACAGCGCAAG GGCCTGCAGCTGATCCAGAGGTTAAGGATCCAGAGGCTGAGGAACCAGCATCCGATGTAGAGGAGCAACCTACCTCAGGCACTGAGGCACCACCTGCACAAGAGGAG gATGGACCTGAAGGTGAGGCCAAGCCAACAGCAGATCCAGCCGTACCAGATAATGCGGAAGAACCTACTGATCCAGCTGCTGATGTAAAACCAACAGTTCCAGTTGATGAGGAAGAAGTAGTAGCAGATGTTGGCAAAGAAGGGGGCCTTGCCCCTACAG TTAAAGTGGACATCCCTAAACCTAAGATGGattcag AACTTAACTTGGAAGATGCTCTGCCTGAAGGGAATGAAGTGGACAACCCCTCAAATCCTGGAAAAGGCCGCAGCTTTGGATCTAATG CACATGCTGCTGAGGCCACAGGAGATG CAGATAAACCTCAGGCCCAAG aAGCCAGCTCTGGCTCTTTAGCAGGCATCCTGTGTGCGATTGTCGTGGCTGTGGTGGGAGCAGCAGGTGGATACTTCACCTatcagaagaagaaactgtGCTTCAAAGATAGACAGG AAGCGGATCCAGAAGCTGCACGCAAAGCTGATGCAGGAGAGGCTCAGTCAGATCCACAGG tCCTTAGCAACCTGCTGAACTCCTCCTAG